Part of the Toxotes jaculatrix isolate fToxJac2 chromosome 1, fToxJac2.pri, whole genome shotgun sequence genome, TCAGTTTCTCAAACTCCTGCATGTTGGACATAGTGCAGTTGCAtcatgtgtgcagtgtgttgcgttttttttttttttttttgtcttatagCAGCAGGTGAAGAATCTAACAGCTTATTATCCTCTcctgccaccacacacacacacacacacacacacacacacacacacacacacatcactctttctcacagctgctgctctcacccTCATCttaccatgtttttttttagtctcactctctccttcttttcacTTTCCAGTTAAGATAGAAATTGCTGCCCTGTCGGCTTCAacactacacacactgacataagGCTCGGCtataattaaatttttttgttggCCACCTTCATGGGAATTATATTACGGTGATGCAAAGAATTGGTGCATTTGCATATCTGAGAATAAGTGAATTTGTAAAGTTAGTCTCCGTTCAGTACAATGCATGCGACATTTTTAATCGTTGTTTTAGCGGCTGTTGCCTCATATTGATATTCAAATAATTATTTAAGATTCATTTTTACTACATTGCCATGACTTGTGTTGTGTATTTAAGACTGGCATCACCTGATGAGGTCACTACGAGTTTCCATTTGAAATTAATTGATGAACAACAGGACTTAAATGAACATTGACCATCACTTGCACTCTGACAGAGAAAGCAGCATTTCCCTGACATAATTATCCAGGTGTCAACATGACAGACTCATTTCCACTGTGCTGTGAGCAATGtggaaaaaagcagcagagtcagGGAGGGTTGTTTGGGGACATAGGTCACGCTATCTTCTTACCCAGAGGACAATCTCTCATCAGAGCAAGGACTCTGACAGTCCTGCTGctacaacagcagcactggcGGGTATTTTAACATAATGGCACCTCGCTCTATACAGTAAAGGACATTGTTCAAAGAGAATACAAATGTCATGCTGTTATAATATCATGTTACAGTCTCTTGCTGAATCAGCCATGTTGAAAAATGGATTTACAAAACTTAACTTAAACGAAGGCAGGCTTCTCATTTGTAGCCAATGAAAGTTGATTTTGATGGCTTACACGAGACCTGTCTCTGCCAGATTTTATCAGCGATCGTTAGCAATATAAGTTTGTGTCCAATTCCTAATTAAGGCATTAAGGGAAGCTTACGCAGTGATCaattctccattttttttgcttctcttaTTGCTGTGACTGGGTAATAGACATCCTAGCTAAACCCTTAATAAAGTTTGAAAACCACTTTCAAATTtgttaaaactttattttatcttatttaacaAGAAGATGATTtcaattttattaatttatataaGTATAAATTATTATAAGTAAAGTACTTAAGTAATGATTCTAAGTGTGTTAAGGAAAGCTGTGTCCGACCAATATATCTTGGCTGCTTGCATTCTTGTATTTTCTagcatgttttcacttttgtcatTACAAAACAAAAGGCTTGGAGGATGAAGGCTAATCAGTGCGTGTGACAAACACCAcagtcttcctgtctctgtcacatTATTCCTGTTAGGCTCTgcactctcttctctctctgactttccTCCCTGTTTTGATGGCTCTCTGTCTTTGAAAAATGGCTTCGACAGAATGAGATAATACATCACAGCACACATGAAGCTGCAGTTCGGGTCTGCCAGGGATTCTGTTTTATCAGTGCCTCCTTGAGCAGGAGTGTTTTCGTATCAGCGTTGCATTGTGCTGTCCTCTGTACGTTGTCCTCGCTGTCAATCACCCTGCGCTCCCTGAAAGATACGGGAAGAAAGGGGAGCGTCTAAGGGAATAATCCCTGAGAAACGTCATGCCTTTCAGACTGTATTGTTGCATACATGTCTCCTTCTTCAAAGCGTCTTAACTGTGACAGCAGCTCATTTCAATGACATTTGCTTTAAAGGGCtgattatactgtattttatctgctgggAGGTTCTGTCTGCATTAGCAATAGATCTGGGTATCGTGCTGTGACATCTGCTGCACTGCTCTGAATATTCCTCCCAAGGCGAGCGTGATgccagtgatgtgtgtgtgtgtgtgtgtgtgtttatgcattcTGACTATAAAAAGAACAACATGGATAATCTCCTGGCATGGTCACTAAATAACTCAGTATTTATCTTTGATTATGTTGTTTTGTGACAGCCTTCGTCTCCCTGCAGTTATGCACACACTGATGATTAACTTGTCATGTGGAAGCTTTGACTCAGCTGAGATTTTCATGCAAtgtacacagatacacagatacacacagatgcactgtgcacatgcacacaagctaACCACCATTTGTTATGCTGCCAAGAATTGTTTTCGCCGTCTTTGGGCCAGATGAACATATTAATCTGCCTtcaaatatatgaatatattgaattatactttattttttaaagacttttttgGTTCCTAGTGGCACATTGATGCTATAATTTGCATACAGCAGAGTCGTCAACACACATATGAAgtgaagtgtgtttttcctttggTCACAGGTTTCAGCTGATTGAAGACCTGTCCTATGAAGATGTGAAGAAATGTTACAGGGGCTCGGTGAGTCTAATCTCTCTTTGATGCTAATTGTTAGTGTGTCTGCGACTAGACTGAGCCCAAccagttgtatttatttttacctaAATATTTAATCTGTAATAAAAGGTGGCAACCAGTATGCCACAGTCTGACTGCAATTtgatcaatattttatttatttatttttaggaaATCATATCTGATGGCATACTAACAATCCAGAAAAACTAACATGCTGCCATAATAAATATTAGCTTTCACTCTCACACTGATGTGAGATTTCTCAAGCTCAATTATCTGTAATGTTTTAGACTCAACTTCTGAAGCTGAAAGGAGAACAAGATATTACTGACAATAGCTCAGCAGTGCTTTTTATACCCATGCACTACTATCTGGTTATTGTCTCATactgtaatatatatatagaagCTCTGCATGATTTACCTTGTTTTCTATGGGTTACCAGTAATTTTCTCATATATCATCAcctgtcagaaaacagaaagcagaaaacaaattcTCGAAGATTCTCAGAATTTTATTTCATGAGTAATTAAGTAATATGGTTAAGGTGCCAAATTGTCCCATAGTTTCAACAACTAAGAATTCCATCATTTTCTGTTCTCAAGACTTTTTCAAAATTGCAGCCTTGACATAAACCACAAAACAGCATCACCTTCGAgtacaaataatacaaacacaccaaaaaaaatccaatatcaTCCGATACCATTTCACTTATGAATTCATTTAGCAAATGTTTAGTAGCCAACATTATCTCTGGGCTTTCCTCCAATGGTGATCGAGTCCTCTGCATTACTGTAAGCTACTGTAAGCACCATATCACTGAGGACAGAAGCTGCTCGAGCATGAGCTATTAatagaaagacaaaaacaggagCGGCAGACAACAGCAAACTGAGCAGACACGAGTCGGAGGAAAGATAGATAGGGAGACGTAGTTTGGTGGCAGAAAAATATCAAGAACTGGAGGTGAGTTTGAGCAGCaagggaggagagcagggaaTGAATGAGACCTCTTGTGTGTTCAGGGAGAAAAAATGTATGATTTTCCTTGAAAAGTGAGGATTTTTTAGGTTTCACAGACTGAcaccacagacaggaggagaaactgacagagggagggagggaaaggcaaaggcagagaaagaaaaggatttcAACTGAGAGTAGTGAGAAGTAcctgtgtgtgccagtgtgtgtgtgtgtgcatgtgtgtgtgttgtttttttcagctcagAATGATGAagggcagagtgtgtgtatgtgtgtagagcagggagaaggagagggagggtgtCAGCTGGGTGCTGCAAAGTGTAGAGTCACTGGAGGTGTAtttgagacagagaaagagagcctTGTAGTTTCTGAGAAAGAGCTCAGTGGCTGTAAACTGAGGCGTTGCTGCTGTAACTCTGTAGTAGTctatgtgcgtgcgtgtgtgtgtgtgtgtaggtgtacaCATTAGagccaggtgtgtgtttgtacgtgcATGTAGACTAGAGGTAGTTGCACGGAGGCagtcctcctccatctctgcccTGTACTGACCAGCGACAGGGGAACAGTGTGTGTCTTGCAGCGGGTTGCTCCAGGCCCTGGATgtgcgcgagtgtgtgtgtgtgtacggtgCCAACGTGCTGAGCCTGGTGCAGAGCTCGCGTCCTTTGAGGGAGAGGGTGGTGTCTGCGGCGAGCGGAGCCAGAGTGGCCGGTGGTGGCGGAGTGGCCGGTGGTGCCGGTGGTGCTAGTGCTGTGCAGGCAGGCCGGTCCGCCAAGGAGCTGCTCATGACTCTGCCCTGTCCCTCTGCACAGACTGTCAGCAAGTACAACTCGCAGTACCACAAACTGTTCCAGGGCGTGCCCAAGGATGAGATACTCATGAAAGGTACGGTACTTTAAGTTTGTtttactgcagcctctgttttattattcagCTTGTTAATATTCCTGGACGTGTCATTCTTCAGCttcactcatttcatttcagtcatttgccTGTTATGCATTTgtattgcttctttttttctgatccACTCAGCCTGTTTTGATTCTACTCCATTTAGCTCTTCTTGCAAGCTGCGAATGCAACATGAGACTGATATTAGCCTTTTaatgaatattaaatattgGTCGTTGATGTGATCGAGAGTTGAAATGATGAACCGGTTAATCAGTTGGTCAGTCGACAGAGATTAATTGCGGGACAGTTTTGATAACTGATCATCTAACTAATCATcaagtcatttatcaaacaaaatcCCTCTTCTTTACAGACGTGGGGGATttattgcttttctgtttcatttcaataaaaactgagatTTTCTCACTGATTAACTTTAACTTTGTCACAAATATTCTCAATAATAAATCGTTAGTCATTAGTTGCGGTGCACAAATGCTGACATGAAGGAAGctacataaaagaaaaagtcttgTTAAATCTTCTTTTCCACTTATTTCTTGCAAATATTTCAGGTATGCCAGAGTTTTTCggaacatgaagaaaaacagcagatgaaGATTGTATCATAAAACAGTATCtttaaaaaaactgctgttgaagtGTCCTGTCAGGGTTTGGATTATAAGAAGTCTGTCCACCTTGGCAAGAGTAAAATTTCAAGATCTTACATGAAAAGGTTCAATAATCCTTCAGTGTGTTGGTACTCATCTGTGTACCAAAAGCCATATTGATTTGGTTTGGCTATGGTTTTTTTGTAATTATGCTTTTGTTCCACTTTTAATTCGTCTTTAAGTGTCTATCTTGATACTGTATCCAGCTTTGATTCTTCTAGCTTCAGGTCTGCCATCTGGTTAATCTCAGAAACACTTGGCCTGTCAGATTTCAGTTTGACTAATTTCTTCTGCACAGTATCAACTCCTCTATTTGCATAGTTCAGCCTGCTTTACCATAAACTTTGATGCTGTGTGCAGCCCATCAAGATAAAACCTATGATGTGAAACTTTAAAGATTAATGATTCCCAAGGAAGCAGTGTGAGGGTTCAGAGACATTGCTTTATTAAACCTGTTTGTTCTTCTTTATCCAGTTTAAAGTTGTTGAACGAGtaatagaaatgttttttttttttttatttcctcttctcttctcagtGTACTCCTGTGCTCTTCTCAGAGACATCCTTCTACAAGGCCGGCTCTACATTTCCAGAAACTGGTTGTGTTTCTATGCCAACCTCTTTGGCAAAGACATCAAGGTACAAATGATTGACAAACTTGAACCAGTCACAAACTTCCCGTGACAGTCTGACAAGCTGATTGGACAACTTGACAAATTATTTGACTGAAAGTCAGTCAGGATTATTATGGCCCGACTTTCGGTGTCACAGTCTTAAGTCCCCCACAGAGAAAATGCCTCTCTCTGTATGTTTGGAATGCGAAATTGTGTACCAAGAACAGGTAGGCTTCCCGAACCTTTAACCTCAGCTAAGTATGTGATTTTCTCTTTGATATGTTGTGAATTGTtccttttccttcatttccttGAAACCAAACCTCTCCTGACATCTTAGTGACAATAAGCTACTTATTCAGGCTGCATTCCTTACATTCTGACTGAAATAAGACACGTTTCATGTCCTCTGCTGATTTTCATCAGGAGCTTTCCCTGAGTGTACTTCAATGTCTGTCTTCCCTGTCACCGTTTACTTAAATCATACTGGTGTTTTCAGCCAACCTAGCATATTCTCATCGTCTTGCTTTTAAGTTTGCTTCCTGAGCTCTGAGCGTCTCctttcaaatgttatttttattttttccatggTCTCTAGGTGGCTATCCCCGTCGCTTCCGTGAGGCTGgtgaaaaagcacaaaacagcGGGCCTTGTGCCCAATGGCTTGGCTATCACCACAGACACCGGCCAGAAGGTAAACAGTTCCATCGCAGTTGCTGTGAATTAAAATACTTATGCTGATTAGCGCAGCATGGGTGTATTTTCCAGGCGAGGTGTGATGGAAGAAACAACACCGCACTATAGATAGCAGCAGAGTGGAGTCCCAGCCTGGTAGGACAAGAGAGTGCAGCAGTGTTCAAAGACATAATGTGCCTTTCCGCCTCTGTTCTGGCCTCAACAACCCATGAATAATGTTAGTCAGTAAACAACATTAGCATGTGGTAAAGTCTAGTCTAGTCTTAATGTATCCCAAaggatgacatttttttaaaatgaactgtTCGCTCAAAtgcaagagagaaaagagaggagaaattaAGTGAATTGAAAACACAATTTGCTAAAATAACAATATTAAGCACACAAACAAGTCATTTGAAGCTATTATTTATCCAAAACCACCCACCTCCACCACTCAGAACTTCAAAAACACAGGCATGTTAGCATTTTAGCAATTTTTAATGAACTAAATTAATTAAGTTTTAACtgaattaattattaatcaaaAGAATGAttgggctgattttttttttaccagataaatgcaaaagaaaaagtttaatTTCTGACATTTCTAACACTGTCAGCTCTGAGGTCTACTATATGTGCATTAGATAACACGTAGTTTTCCACATAAATGTGTCTGTATTCACCTTCACGTGGTCACATGcttcccctccctttctctaATCGAGGTTACATGTTAACTCAGGTAGTTAAACCTCCACCCAGCAGTGAAAGACAGTTGCTTACATCCTAAAACACTATTAATAAATTGGTCTGAGGTTGGGATATTGCTGCTATAAAAGGAGCAAATAAATCACCTCAGAAGTGAAATATTACACCGCCGTAGTCAAAGCCATAGCCCGAACTGCAGAGAATCTGATCCACCGGCGAACACAGCAGGTCAGAGCAGCAACTTCCCAACAAAATCACCTTTGTCTAAGCATGTGAGACATAATGTTTCATACAGTACAAGGACAAATATCTCCATCCTTATATGTCTGCATATTTATGTAATATGTGTTACATAaccatgcacacatacatacatgcccCTGTACAGTGAAGGTATACtgcatgtttgaaaaatgactgcagCTGGTTCGTCTGTTTATGAGATAAAACATTTGCATCTTGCGTCTGCAACAACAAAGCTCAGGCtcatttgagtttttttctgctcatttaCCCACATGACTGCGTCAGGAGAGATACAACAGGGCTGTTTATGACCTGACATGGACAAAAACAACTGAtaaagtgcacacacagtaacacacagtgtttcaaacgttcacaaataaatttaaaagCACTTTTTTGGTAACAGTGATGTTTATCCAGGTCAGAGAGATATTTGGGTAAGCTGTCACTGACCTGTCATTCATCATTATTCATGAAAGAATAAACTGGAACAGAAATGTGATTAGAGAAATATCCTCTTTGTGCCCCAGATTAAAGCTTTTGAATCCCGGACGTGTTATTCGCCTCAAAGGATTTCTAGCAAATTTTTAACTCTTGCCCACCAATGTTAATGTTTTAGGTTCAagagattgttttgtttgtttgtttatttatttatttctacttCTGTATATGCTGATATTTACACcactgcttctctttttttatttccccagtatgtctttgtgtctttgctaTCAAGAGACAGTGTATATGACGTCCTTCGCAGGATCTGCACACACCTACAggtcagaggacacacacacatacatgcatactaTTCATTCAGTCTATTTTCTGTGTGGTGTACATGTCTGTTAAAGAGGTGACTTCCTTTCCCTCTTCCAGGTCAATGGAAAGAGCCTGAGCTTGAAGCAGTTCATGGAGGAGCCGACCTTATCGTTGGTCAGTGACAACTTGTCTTTCAAACACCTTTTCATAAATCATGATAAAAATCATATAATTGTGAAGATTAAAGTGGGTGGAACGTCAACATTTGGTAATCCACTGCTATTAAAATCACTTTAACATTTCCTAGTCGTGTTTCATGTTGGCCTGATAACTCTCACTTACAACTGCCCCTGACCCGAAGGCCGACTTCCCTTCTTACACAGACAGGATCAATAGATCATTCTATTATAGCTGCAGCCTTGCAGTGAATCATCCCCTGAGTCGGCAAGATGCTATCAAAGAGCTCTATGAAGtcaccttgtgtgtgtctgtttctgtgtgtgtatacccCAGGCCACTCGGCAACAGATCAGCTTTTGTATTAAGGAATAATTAAGTTCTGTTAACATGCCCCGTCCTTGATCATGTTCTTATCTATACTG contains:
- the gramd2aa gene encoding GRAM domain-containing protein 2A isoform X1; its protein translation is MTEQQEQSEETGLLSTQDLDPSKDDDTHGHFRFQLIEDLSYEDVKKCYRGSCVSCSGLLQALDVRECVCVYGANVLSLVQSSRPLRERVVSAASGARVAGGGGVAGGAGGASAVQAGRSAKELLMTLPCPSAQTVSKYNSQYHKLFQGVPKDEILMKVYSCALLRDILLQGRLYISRNWLCFYANLFGKDIKVAIPVASVRLVKKHKTAGLVPNGLAITTDTGQKYVFVSLLSRDSVYDVLRRICTHLQVNGKSLSLKQFMEEPTLSLDEFPAPDEFPVVDEFPSVLKWRRKPSVVSVSSSLPDLLGNSTSSLSATDTPFKSEQLLEERALQTDRGFLSEPVAELGQMEYQLLKFFTLLIILLILSSCYLAFRVCSLEQQLSFLSNPTLPLRER